The DNA region GTTATAAGATTTCCTAAAGCCGTAAAGGTTCCCCATATTGGTTGGAACGGCGTAAGATTTAGCAACCATCCAATCTTTAATGATATTCCAGAAAATCCTTGGTTTTACTTTGTCCATTCATACTATCCTGTGCCAAGCGAGGATGTTATAATTGGTAAAACAAACTATGGAGACATTGAATTTGCCTCTGCTATTTCCAAAGACAATATCTTTGGCTTCCAATTTCATCCTGAAAAGAGTAGCAAAATTGGGCTTAGGCTTATAGAGAATTTTGTAAAATTGTAAATATGGGAATTTTAAGGTATTCAGAGGATAAGAAGGTTATAGAAGAAATAAAAAACAAAGGTTTTGATGAAAAAATTATAGAAAAAACAAAAGAAATTATATTTGAAGTAAAGAAAAATGGGGATGCCTCTATCTTAAAATTTACAAAACAATTTGATAAAATAAGCCTTTCCTCTTTAAGGGTGGATGAAAGAGAGCTTTCTCTTGCATACAAAGAAATAAAAAAAGAGGATATTTTAGCCATAAAGAAAGCAATTAAAAACATTAGCGATTTTCATAAAAAGCAA from bacterium includes:
- the hisH gene encoding imidazole glycerol phosphate synthase subunit HisH — protein: VIRFPKAVKVPHIGWNGVRFSNHPIFNDIPENPWFYFVHSYYPVPSEDVIIGKTNYGDIEFASAISKDNIFGFQFHPEKSSKIGLRLIENFVKL